A genomic window from Gossypium hirsutum isolate 1008001.06 chromosome D10, Gossypium_hirsutum_v2.1, whole genome shotgun sequence includes:
- the LOC107935417 gene encoding transcription factor DIVARICATA produces the protein MNFSSMEALFSTSFMSNMDWFHQENQNTYWTKEENKRFEHALAIYGDDVPDRWIKVAEMIPGKTVLDVIKQYRELEEDVSDIEAGRIPIPGYPTSSFTLELVDNHDFDGYRKRPNGAKGHDHERKKGVPWTEDEHRRFLMGLVKYGKGDWRNISRNFVVSKTPTQVASHAQKYYQRQLPGGKDKRRPSIHDITVLNLTSTTTFSDHRKAVSINQSNVLTLQHKIASMSKAVGLNGSVTVFDSGNGNRFTSSQYQAAQNLYGNAYHGAHIKHQSSVF, from the exons atgAATTTTTCAAGTATGGAAGCTTTATTTTCAACATCTTTTATGTCAAATATGGATTGGTTTCATCAAGAGAACCAAAATACATATTGGactaaagaagaaaacaaaaggtttgAACATGCTTTAGCTATATATGGTGACGATGTACCTGATAGATGGATAAAAGTTGCAGAGATGATACCTGGTAAAACTGTTTTAGATGTTATTAAACAGTACAGGGAATTAGAAGAAGATGTTTCCGATATCGAAGCCGGTCGAATTCCGATCCCCGGTTATCCCACCTCATCTTTTACATTAGAATTGGTCGATAACCATGATTTTGATGGTTATAGGAAAAGACCTAATGGTGCTAAAGGCCATGATCATGAAAGGAAAAAAGGTGTCCCATGGACTGAAGATGAACACAG GAGGTTTCTAATGGGACTTGTAAAGTATGGTAAAGGGGATTGGAGAAATATTTCAAGGAACTTTGTGGTTTCAAAGACACCTACACAAGTTGCTAGCCATGCCCAAAAATATTACCAAAGGCAACTTCCAGGGGGAAAAGATAAGAGGAGACCGAGCATCCACGATATCACGGTTCTCAATCTCACTAGCACCACTACGTTTTCGGACCATCGTAAGGCTGTGTCTATAAACCAGTCTAATGTCCTTACATTGCAGCATAAGATAGCCAGTATGTCAAAAGCTGTAGGCCTTAATGGGTCGGTTACGGTTTTCGATTCGGGGAATGGAAACAGGTTTACATCGTCGCAGTACCAGGCTGCTCAAAATCTGTATGGTAATGCTTATCATGGAGCTCATATCAAACATCAAAGTTCAGTATTCTAA